Proteins from a genomic interval of Liolophura sinensis isolate JHLJ2023 chromosome 3, CUHK_Ljap_v2, whole genome shotgun sequence:
- the LOC135464114 gene encoding sperm microtubule associated protein 2-like: MSTTSATRIDLLARPKPTPTGFRQDRRSVYWVDYVPSVASGGTTTCVASARVQELSRSKDLNKNYKGDRPTPIWLVSSAAQNTSPSARTESLSQPKPLSPLYKAERSPYTIVTPGASRATSTARLDALSVPRQKSDLATFRDPTESVSSAALKATASGRVEQLAESKKLHPSYQEEKQIQWPVSDSAMKAIASLRLQQLARPRSRSLLKDDYDPYKVTFAARHAHTTPRVEELAVPLPRKVVVKK; this comes from the exons ATGTCTACGACAAGCGCAACTCGGATCGACCTTCTTGCACGGCCGAAGCCTACACCTACTGGCTTCAGACAGGATCG GCGATCAGTATATTGGGTGGATTATGTGCCATCGGTAGCTTCAGGTGGCACAACAACATGTG tcGCCTCTGCAAGGGTCCAAGAACTTTCCAGGTCAAAAGATTTGAACAAAAATTACAAAGGAGACAG GCCCACCCCAATCTGGCTGGTCTCATCAGCTGCCCAGAACACTTCTCCTTCAGCCAGGACAGAGAGTCTTAGCCAGCCTAAACCCCTCAGCCCTCTGTATAAGGCTGAGAGATCGCCCTACACCATTGTTACTCCAGGGGCTTCGCGTGCTACCTCGACTGCAAGACTTGACGCCCTGTCTGTACCCCGACAGAAATCTGACCTGGCGACCTTTCGTGACCCGACAGAAAGTGTGTCATCTGCTGCCCTGAAGGCGACGGCCTCAGGAAGAGTGGAGCAACTGGCAGAGTCAAAGAAACTTCATCCAAGCTATCAAGAGGAGAAGCAAATTCAGTGGCCGGTGTCGGATTCCGCTATGAAAGCCATCGCGTCCTTGCGTCTGCAGCAGTTGGCAAGGCCGCGAAGCCGCAGCTTGTTAAAAGATGATTACGACCCTTACAAGGTGACCTTTGCGGCACGACACGCACACACCACCCCCAGGGTGGAGGAATTGGCTGTGCCGCTACCCAGAAAAGTTGTGGTCAAGAAGTAA